A single window of Hymenobacter sp. APR13 DNA harbors:
- a CDS encoding GDP-mannose 4,6-dehydratase, whose product MRTVLVTGSAGFIGSHLCERLLADGHRVVGVDNFDPFYKQTIKEANLAALRQHPHFSFCQADLRQGAVALQEALPAGFTYEAVIHLAAKAGVGPSLREPAAYMENNVLGTTHLLEWMRQQEVKTLVFASSSSVYGNTPRTPFREDESLLARSISPYAASKLAGEALTFTYHHLYKMSVLNARFFTVYGPRQRPDLAIHKFARLLRAGQPIPVYGDGSMARDYTFVADTVDGIVRGLEYLLAHPGTYETVNLGNSQPVPLLELVAAIGQAVGVAPVLQFQPTQAGDVDITYADNEKAARLLGYQPRTTLAEGLRQFVGWLDTQVAPAEPATLVPAGQAPVALTPRS is encoded by the coding sequence ATGCGTACTGTATTGGTAACCGGCTCGGCCGGCTTTATTGGCTCCCACCTGTGTGAACGGCTTCTGGCCGATGGTCACCGTGTTGTGGGGGTCGATAATTTTGATCCTTTCTATAAGCAAACAATTAAAGAAGCCAATCTGGCGGCGTTGCGGCAGCATCCCCACTTCAGCTTCTGCCAAGCCGACCTGCGGCAAGGTGCCGTAGCGCTGCAAGAGGCATTGCCGGCTGGTTTTACGTACGAGGCCGTCATTCACCTGGCGGCTAAGGCCGGCGTGGGCCCATCGTTGCGCGAACCCGCCGCCTACATGGAAAACAACGTGCTGGGCACCACCCACCTGCTGGAATGGATGCGGCAGCAGGAAGTGAAGACGCTGGTATTTGCCTCGTCGTCGTCGGTATATGGCAACACGCCGCGCACGCCGTTCCGGGAAGACGAGTCGCTGCTGGCCCGCAGCATCTCGCCTTACGCTGCCAGCAAACTGGCTGGCGAGGCCCTCACCTTCACCTATCATCATCTATATAAAATGAGTGTGCTGAACGCGCGCTTTTTTACGGTGTATGGCCCACGCCAGCGCCCCGATCTGGCCATCCATAAGTTTGCGCGCCTGCTGCGGGCCGGCCAGCCCATTCCGGTGTACGGCGACGGCAGCATGGCCCGCGACTACACCTTCGTAGCCGACACCGTCGACGGCATCGTGCGCGGGCTGGAGTACCTGCTGGCCCACCCCGGCACCTACGAAACCGTGAACCTGGGCAACAGCCAGCCCGTGCCGCTGCTGGAGCTGGTGGCCGCCATCGGGCAGGCCGTGGGCGTGGCGCCGGTGCTGCAGTTCCAGCCCACCCAGGCCGGCGACGTCGACATCACCTACGCCGACAACGAGAAAGCCGCGCGCCTGCTGGGCTATCAGCCCCGCACCACCCTGGCCGAGGGCTTGCGCCAGTTTGTTGGCTGGCTTGACACGCAGGTGGCCCCGGCTGAACCGGCTACCTTAGTGCCAGCCGGGCAGGCTCCGGTTGCCCTCACCCCCCGTTCGTAG
- a CDS encoding glycosyltransferase family 39 protein, whose amino-acid sequence MPTGLFADFESPRLRVALVALVCAFSFFVHLGKAEVNLMEARNFVAAREMAAGGSWVIPTMNGALRLAKPPLPTWAVAGVINLTHQPANPALLRLPAAIMSTLLVFFFWGLLRELTRQQPGEKEAPGRTAWLGALVLASSLLMITVGREGHWDIFANSLMVGTLWALARAWNAAKGSGWWFALSGLLLGGAILSKGPVTPYAMLLPFLVAFGVPRLNPERGSLTPARKRGLVLLAALGLLVGLAWPTYLAIQDTVAPAALAVARLEATSWVERHSRPFWDYWNFAVFAGIWAPVAVAVLVVQFARPRAGRYVPYTTALAWLLLSLLLLSLVPEKKERYMLPLMPPLAILMAGLLRHFETALRQQPTLQPETRLLRIWAGLLTLLFALIPVAMAVANLPGFGLGSLPFGCALVLFWGLAIVLGRTLRQVVRPTFVTGVALTAMAVLVSLILPAHAVWSERKAEPGLRRADALQHNPALARLHWYTLEELHMKEVWRAGRAAPAWPRSADSVLLRPTRPVAVLTGSKIARQLPPAWRDQVRLRVVDSFYLDRNRQGGFWHVTIVEPK is encoded by the coding sequence ATGCCCACTGGTTTGTTTGCTGATTTCGAGAGCCCGCGGCTGCGCGTGGCTTTGGTGGCGCTGGTTTGCGCCTTTTCCTTTTTTGTGCACCTGGGCAAGGCCGAGGTGAACCTGATGGAGGCCCGCAACTTCGTGGCGGCCCGCGAAATGGCGGCCGGCGGCTCCTGGGTCATCCCCACCATGAACGGCGCGCTGCGTTTGGCCAAGCCGCCGCTGCCCACCTGGGCCGTGGCCGGCGTCATCAATCTCACCCACCAGCCCGCCAACCCCGCACTGCTGCGGCTGCCCGCGGCCATCATGTCGACGCTGCTCGTGTTTTTCTTCTGGGGCTTGCTGCGGGAGCTGACCCGGCAGCAGCCCGGCGAAAAGGAAGCCCCGGGCCGCACGGCCTGGCTGGGCGCCTTGGTGCTGGCCAGCAGCCTGCTCATGATTACGGTGGGGCGCGAGGGGCACTGGGACATTTTCGCCAACAGCCTCATGGTGGGCACGCTCTGGGCGCTGGCCCGGGCCTGGAACGCGGCCAAAGGCAGCGGCTGGTGGTTTGCGCTCAGCGGGTTGCTGCTGGGCGGCGCCATCCTCAGCAAAGGTCCCGTAACACCCTACGCCATGCTCCTACCGTTTCTGGTAGCTTTTGGCGTGCCACGCCTCAACCCGGAGCGCGGCTCGCTCACGCCTGCCCGCAAGCGCGGCTTAGTGCTTCTGGCGGCGCTGGGGCTGCTGGTGGGGCTGGCCTGGCCGACCTATCTCGCCATTCAGGACACGGTGGCGCCGGCTGCACTGGCCGTGGCCCGGCTGGAGGCTACCTCGTGGGTGGAGCGCCACTCCCGCCCGTTCTGGGATTACTGGAACTTTGCGGTGTTTGCCGGCATCTGGGCGCCGGTGGCAGTGGCGGTGCTGGTCGTGCAGTTTGCGCGGCCCCGCGCCGGCCGCTACGTGCCCTATACCACCGCACTGGCCTGGCTGCTGCTCTCCCTGCTGCTGCTGAGCCTCGTGCCCGAGAAGAAAGAGCGCTACATGCTGCCCCTGATGCCACCCCTAGCCATTCTGATGGCCGGCCTGTTGCGCCACTTCGAAACCGCGCTGCGCCAGCAACCCACGCTGCAGCCCGAAACCCGGCTGCTCCGCATCTGGGCTGGCCTGCTGACGTTGCTGTTTGCGCTGATACCGGTGGCTATGGCTGTGGCGAACCTGCCGGGCTTTGGACTGGGCTCCTTGCCGTTTGGCTGTGCGCTGGTATTGTTCTGGGGGCTAGCCATAGTGCTGGGCCGCACACTGCGCCAGGTGGTGCGGCCTACCTTCGTGACGGGTGTGGCCCTCACGGCCATGGCGGTGCTGGTATCCCTGATTCTGCCGGCGCATGCGGTGTGGTCGGAGCGCAAGGCCGAGCCGGGCCTGCGCCGCGCCGATGCTTTGCAGCACAACCCGGCGCTGGCCCGCCTGCACTGGTACACGCTGGAAGAGCTGCACATGAAGGAAGTGTGGCGAGCCGGCCGCGCCGCCCCCGCCTGGCCCCGCAGCGCCGACTCGGTGCTGCTGCGCCCCACCCGCCCGGTAGCCGTGCTCACCGGCTCGAAAATAGCCCGGCAGCTGCCCCCCGCCTGGCGCGACCAGGTGCGCCTGCGCGTCGTCGACAGCTTCTACCTCGACCGCAACCGCCAGGGCGGCTTCTGGCACGTCACCATCGTGGAGCCGAAATAG
- a CDS encoding lipid-A-disaccharide synthase N-terminal domain-containing protein, whose protein sequence is MERLALGIGLASQLLFSSRIVLQWVQSERAKRVLVPTLFWQISLVSSFLMIIYGMLRHDPVILAAQLISYAIYIRNLQLLGEWRKLSAPFRVGAYVFPLAMLAWFAVGNQHFSLRAMLSHGIPAGVLLLGAVGQAVFLFRFVYQWLYSERKGESVLPLSFWVVSFVGSVMILTYALLRRPVDIVLIVGNIFGTVVYARNIVLLRREPQG, encoded by the coding sequence ATGGAGCGTCTGGCGCTGGGAATCGGGCTTGCCTCGCAGCTGCTGTTCAGCAGCCGGATTGTGCTGCAGTGGGTGCAGAGCGAGCGGGCCAAGCGGGTGCTGGTGCCCACGCTGTTCTGGCAGATCAGCCTAGTATCGTCGTTTCTGATGATTATTTACGGCATGCTGCGCCACGACCCGGTGATTCTGGCCGCGCAGCTCATCAGCTACGCCATCTACATCCGCAACCTGCAGCTGCTGGGCGAGTGGCGCAAGCTGAGCGCGCCGTTCCGGGTGGGGGCCTACGTGTTTCCACTGGCTATGCTGGCGTGGTTTGCCGTCGGCAACCAGCACTTTAGTTTGCGGGCCATGCTCAGCCACGGCATTCCGGCCGGGGTGCTGCTGCTGGGCGCGGTGGGGCAGGCCGTGTTTCTGTTCCGGTTCGTGTACCAGTGGCTGTACTCTGAGCGTAAGGGCGAGTCGGTGCTGCCGCTGAGCTTCTGGGTGGTGAGCTTCGTGGGCTCGGTGATGATCCTGACCTACGCCCTGCTACGCCGCCCCGTTGATATAGTGCTGATTGTGGGCAACATCTTCGGTACCGTGGTCTACGCCCGCAACATCGTGCTGCTGCGCCGCGAGCCGCAGGGGTAG
- a CDS encoding glycosyltransferase has protein sequence MPQPPAAATYLSQQTLTVLVPVYDEEESLPQFVVEMDKFLAQTPVPTTVLFVNDGSTDGSLALLRDITRQNPAYHFISLSENRGLSTAIKAGIDHCRTTLVGYIDSDIQTTPLDFLQFFGFLPEYDMVNGIRAKRQDTVVKKLSSKIANTVRRTLINDGIEDTGCPLKIMKIEYARRLPLFHGMHRFLGALVQLQGGRVKQLPVRHFPRFAGTAKYNLWNRAWKPLVDTFGFRWIRSRWKNYEIGEGSQVKIEN, from the coding sequence ATGCCCCAACCACCCGCTGCTGCCACCTATCTTTCCCAGCAAACCCTCACCGTGCTCGTGCCGGTGTACGACGAAGAAGAAAGCCTGCCGCAGTTTGTGGTGGAGATGGACAAGTTTCTGGCTCAGACACCGGTGCCTACCACCGTGCTGTTCGTCAACGACGGCTCCACAGATGGCTCCCTGGCCCTGCTGCGCGACATTACGCGCCAGAACCCGGCCTATCACTTCATCAGCCTGAGCGAAAACCGGGGCCTAAGCACGGCCATCAAAGCCGGCATCGACCACTGCCGCACCACGCTGGTCGGCTACATCGACTCCGACATCCAGACCACGCCGCTGGACTTTCTGCAGTTCTTCGGGTTTCTGCCCGAGTACGACATGGTGAACGGCATCCGGGCCAAGCGCCAGGATACGGTGGTGAAGAAGCTGTCCTCGAAAATTGCCAACACCGTGCGCCGCACGCTCATCAACGACGGCATCGAGGACACCGGCTGCCCGCTGAAAATCATGAAGATTGAGTACGCCCGGCGGCTGCCGCTGTTCCACGGTATGCACCGCTTTCTGGGGGCGCTGGTGCAGCTGCAGGGCGGCCGCGTGAAGCAGCTGCCCGTGCGCCACTTCCCGCGCTTCGCCGGCACGGCCAAGTACAACCTCTGGAACCGCGCCTGGAAGCCGCTGGTAGATACGTTCGGCTTCCGCTGGATCCGAAGCCGCTGGAAAAACTACGAGATAGGGGAGGGGAGCCAGGTGAAAATTGAGAATTAA